The Leguminivora glycinivorella isolate SPB_JAAS2020 chromosome 2, LegGlyc_1.1, whole genome shotgun sequence DNA window GATCATTAACTTTATGATATAAAGCGTGTGAATATAATTGGTGGTTGGACACAGTAAGTAGTTACAGATATAAGACTGTTCTAAACCTATGATTACGTCGACTTCATAAGGCATaagtattatgtaaatatttccTCATAAAAGTAATGTACCTACGTGTGACACAATTTTctgaaaataagaaaataacCTGTACGAGATTTTTACTATATTGTTGTCGATTCGATTATCTTCGCCTACATTAACGATTGTTTGAATTAATCATGTTATATGTACGTACCTGTGACCAATCGGATCGAGTGAAATCACTTACTTATGTTAAATATTTAAGATAACAATTACATATGCATATGACGAAAAGATAGATAAACAAAAGAGATTCtgataaaatgtatttatttgataTTACATAAGTGCTTTgagtataaataaaattaaatgaaaccATTTAACTATAATTTCCAGATTAGCCGTAAACCTACTTCGAATTTCATGGGCATGGTAAGTGTTTTCTCAAGAAACGCGATTACCAAGAAATGTGCGTGTAAGTTACAacgtttatttataaacatcATTGACAACGTAACGGTTCGTTGTATAACTTTTGCACTCAAACTTTTATGTGAAAGATGTTTTGAAGTCGTTCTCAATCTTGACAATCACTTTAAAGCAACTAAATGACTGCCACCATGAAATAAATGCAGTAACTTAGGATTTAATCATCTATTTCTTCCAGAAAAGTTGTCGCCGATTAAAACAGCTGTTCAAAGTTGCGCTATtcatgttatatttttgcacaacAGCCCGCAGCACACGCGGCGACCCTCCCGCTCGGAGCCCTACGGCGGCCTGGTGGACACGCTGAGGTCCGGGGAGATCAGAGACATGATGTCGCCCGTCATCACACTTGCTACTATTAAAGCGAAACTCAAAGAGACGGGTATTATACGTTTAATATGAATTTAATAATTTCCCTTGAATGCAAATTTCATATCATCCCTGAGACAGTTCTTTGCATTTCCCCATTGAATCTTTTTCTTTTTGTGGACCGTGTTATTCTTATATTACAAAAATGTTCCTAATATTAGCTAGCTTGCGACTGTCTCATGTTATACCGTGAAAAGCTTTCACTACTAGTGATCAAACCAACTGtagtttttttacatacatatttaaattaatgaagATTTAGGTCCAGAGACAGACCCTTTGCTATGAACTCCCAGGGCAATATTTCGTAAACATTGTATCTCAAATTTTTACAAggtattttgaaattattttgtgTAGCCTACTTTTGAATTATTTGAATCAAGAATATGCAAAATTTTGCTTTATTTCCAGGTATATTTGACCCAGACAATACTACATTAACCGATAGGGAGCAAAAAGAACTTAAGAAACTTTTTGAAACAATTGAGATTATGGTAAGT harbors:
- the LOC125239837 gene encoding uncharacterized protein LOC125239837 isoform X2, whose translation is MCVPQHTRRPSRSEPYGGLVDTLRSGEIRDMMSPVITLATIKAKLKETGIFDPDNTTLTDREQKELKKLFETIEIMNTSRVRQPSNVQSVFSSLRMVERVVNKQTRDGQVSKSLADKFHWEKLPTLIRKRREQPIYRLDKGGRMRIFNLSS
- the LOC125239837 gene encoding uncharacterized protein LOC125239837 isoform X1 encodes the protein MAVVLNLLLAVNLLRISWACPQHTRRPSRSEPYGGLVDTLRSGEIRDMMSPVITLATIKAKLKETGIFDPDNTTLTDREQKELKKLFETIEIMNTSRVRQPSNVQSVFSSLRMVERVVNKQTRDGQVSKSLADKFHWEKLPTLIRKRREQPIYRLDKGGRMRIFNLSS
- the LOC125239837 gene encoding uncharacterized protein LOC125239837 isoform X3, translating into MAVVLNLLLAVNLLRISWACPQHTRRPSRSEPYGGLVDTLRSGEIRDMMSPVITLATIKAKLKETGIFDPDNTTLTDREQKELKKLFETIEIMNTSRVRQPSNVQSVFSSLRMVERVVNKQTRDGQVSKSLADKFHWEKL